The Micromonospora sp. Llam0 genome includes a window with the following:
- a CDS encoding RNA-guided endonuclease TnpB family protein, with the protein MAVQLRYNYRITPDAAQRTALAQAFGCARVVFNDGLRLRQQAREAGEKYISDGDLSKLVITAAKASEDRAWLGEVSAVVLQQALADLNTAYRNFFNSLSGKRRGRKVAPPRYRSRKDNRQAIRFTENSRFKVCDNGRLRLPRIGDVPVRWSRGLPSDPTSVTVIKDTAGRYFASFVVRIGEDETLPPVDSEIGIDLGLTHFAVMSDGTKVTAPKFLRRAARKLKRLQQALSRKQRGSNRRKKAVIEVARAHARVADTRRDWQHKLSTAIIRENQAVYVEDLCVVGLGRTRLAKSVHDAGWAAFTGMLEYKAKRYGRAFARVDRWLPSTRMCCDCGRINEKIALNVREWDCPCGSHHDRDINAAINIKAAGQADFNDRRAHVRPGLVPAVRSEAVTHPDAACSTRSVEGISVLQFRAERMSTERP; encoded by the coding sequence ATGGCCGTGCAGCTCCGTTACAACTACCGGATCACCCCGGACGCCGCCCAGCGCACCGCGCTGGCGCAGGCGTTCGGGTGTGCCCGGGTGGTTTTCAACGACGGACTCAGGCTGCGTCAGCAGGCCCGCGAGGCGGGCGAGAAGTACATCTCCGACGGCGACCTGTCGAAGTTGGTCATCACAGCGGCCAAGGCCAGCGAGGACCGGGCCTGGCTGGGTGAGGTGTCGGCCGTGGTGTTGCAGCAGGCCCTCGCCGATCTGAACACCGCGTACCGCAACTTCTTCAACTCGCTGTCCGGCAAACGCCGGGGCCGCAAGGTGGCCCCGCCCCGGTACCGGTCCCGTAAGGACAACCGGCAGGCGATCCGGTTCACGGAGAACTCCCGGTTCAAGGTCTGTGACAACGGCCGCCTGCGGCTGCCGAGGATCGGCGACGTTCCGGTGCGCTGGTCGCGCGGCCTGCCGTCGGATCCCACCTCGGTCACCGTGATCAAGGACACAGCGGGCCGGTACTTCGCCTCGTTCGTCGTGCGGATCGGCGAGGACGAGACGCTGCCGCCGGTCGACTCCGAGATCGGCATCGATCTGGGCCTGACCCACTTCGCGGTCATGTCCGACGGCACGAAGGTGACCGCACCGAAGTTCCTGCGCCGCGCGGCCCGCAAGCTCAAGCGGTTGCAGCAGGCACTCTCACGCAAGCAGAGGGGCAGCAACCGCCGCAAGAAGGCCGTGATCGAGGTGGCCCGCGCTCACGCGCGGGTAGCCGACACCCGGCGGGACTGGCAGCACAAGCTGTCCACGGCGATCATCCGCGAGAACCAAGCGGTGTACGTCGAGGACCTGTGCGTTGTTGGTCTCGGCCGGACTCGGCTGGCGAAGTCCGTGCACGATGCGGGCTGGGCCGCCTTCACCGGCATGCTGGAGTACAAGGCGAAGCGGTACGGGCGCGCGTTCGCCCGGGTGGACCGGTGGCTCCCGTCCACCCGGATGTGCTGCGACTGCGGCCGGATCAACGAGAAGATCGCGTTGAACGTCCGGGAGTGGGACTGCCCGTGCGGCAGTCACCACGACCGGGACATCAACGCCGCCATCAACATCAAGGCCGCCGGACAGGCGGACTTCAACGACCGTCGAGCGCACGTAAGACCGGGACTTGTCCCGGCGGTGCGCAGTGAAGCGGTAACCCACCCGGACGCTGCGTGTTCCACGCGCAGCGTGGAGGGAATCTCCGTCCTTCAGTTTAGGGCGGAGAGGATGTCAACTGAGAGACCGTGA
- the tnpA gene encoding IS200/IS605 family transposase — MVELQGVRTGRHCTFAMHVHLVFVTKFRHNVFADRHLTRMEAIMRDVCADFEAELVEFNGENNHVHLLVNFPPKVAMARLVNSLKGVSSRRLRQEFPDLVRHYYRANKLWSGSYFAGSVGGAPLSVIKQYIEQQNRPGQGTARAWRPSQRGPSPPA, encoded by the coding sequence ATGGTCGAACTTCAAGGCGTCCGCACCGGCAGGCACTGCACCTTCGCGATGCATGTCCACTTGGTTTTCGTGACGAAGTTCCGGCACAACGTGTTCGCCGACCGGCACCTGACCCGGATGGAGGCGATCATGCGAGACGTGTGCGCCGACTTCGAGGCCGAACTGGTCGAGTTCAACGGCGAGAACAACCACGTCCACCTGCTGGTCAACTTCCCGCCCAAGGTCGCCATGGCCAGGCTGGTCAACAGCCTCAAAGGGGTCTCCTCGCGCCGCCTCCGGCAGGAGTTCCCCGACCTGGTGCGCCACTACTACCGGGCCAACAAACTCTGGTCCGGCTCGTACTTCGCCGGGTCTGTCGGCGGCGCACCCTTGAGCGTCATCAAGCAGTACATCGAGCAGCAGAACCGTCCCGGTCAAGGCACTGCTCGGGCCTGGCGGCCCTCCCAGCGCGGGCCTTCACCCCCGGCCTGA